One window of Brevibacterium pigmentatum genomic DNA carries:
- a CDS encoding 1-acyl-sn-glycerol-3-phosphate acyltransferase has product MIRRLLARAFWTFSKWKLVTEPAPNRPTILIGAPHTSNWDFVVMLAIAWRLRVDVHWLGKHSLFTGWRGPIMRGLGGIPVDRSDPSKIVDEVVGRMRKGEVFALVITPDGTRGGHTHWKSGFHRIAMATGMPVTLGYLDTTTHTTGLGPTLEMSGDIAADMDRIREFYADKRGIRPHLQVTPRLREEDSAGDDRKGEAEQS; this is encoded by the coding sequence ATGATCCGACGCCTCCTCGCCCGCGCCTTCTGGACGTTCAGCAAGTGGAAGCTCGTCACCGAGCCCGCCCCGAATCGTCCGACGATCCTCATCGGGGCACCCCACACCTCCAATTGGGACTTCGTCGTGATGCTCGCGATCGCGTGGCGCCTTCGTGTCGATGTCCATTGGCTGGGCAAGCATTCCCTCTTCACCGGATGGCGTGGGCCGATCATGCGCGGACTCGGCGGGATACCCGTCGACCGCTCGGATCCGAGCAAGATCGTCGACGAGGTGGTCGGCCGCATGCGTAAAGGGGAGGTCTTCGCTCTCGTCATCACTCCAGACGGAACCCGCGGCGGGCATACTCATTGGAAGTCCGGGTTCCATCGCATCGCGATGGCAACGGGAATGCCCGTAACGTTGGGCTACCTCGATACAACTACGCACACCACCGGGCTGGGCCCGACCCTGGAGATGAGCGGCGACATCGCCGCAGACATGGATCGGATCCGCGAATTCTACGCCGACAAGCGTGGAATCCGACCGCACCTGCAGGTCACGCCGAGGTTGCGCGAAGAAGACTCCGCCGGTGACGATCGCAAAGGCGAAGCGGAGCAGAGCTGA
- a CDS encoding SDR family oxidoreductase produces MSDSARVVILGGHGKIALLAAPKLKAAGFAVDSVIRNPDQSSDVEAAGANPVVLDIETADTQALADLFAGAQAVVFSAGAGGGSPERTKAVDLEAAKRSIDAAEQAGVKRFVMVSYASVSVDSDRVDPESSFYPYVQAKSGADEHLRASSLDFTILGPGGLTLEPSSGKVLIADAAGDLDGQTPADDVRVTSRDLVADVITHVLAESAAVRETVNFYDGQTPIAEAIS; encoded by the coding sequence ATGTCTGATTCAGCTCGTGTCGTCATTCTCGGCGGCCATGGAAAGATCGCACTCCTGGCAGCACCCAAGCTCAAGGCCGCAGGTTTCGCCGTCGATTCGGTGATCCGCAACCCCGACCAGTCATCCGATGTCGAAGCCGCAGGGGCCAACCCGGTCGTCCTCGACATCGAAACCGCCGACACTCAGGCGCTCGCCGACCTGTTCGCAGGAGCCCAGGCGGTCGTCTTCTCCGCCGGAGCCGGCGGCGGCAGCCCGGAGCGGACGAAGGCCGTCGACCTCGAAGCAGCCAAGCGATCCATCGACGCAGCCGAACAGGCCGGGGTCAAGCGCTTCGTCATGGTCTCTTACGCCAGCGTCTCCGTCGACTCGGACCGCGTCGACCCGGAGAGCTCCTTCTACCCCTACGTGCAGGCCAAGAGCGGTGCCGATGAGCACCTGCGAGCAAGCTCGTTGGACTTCACGATCCTCGGACCCGGCGGTCTGACCCTCGAGCCCTCCAGCGGCAAGGTTCTCATCGCCGATGCGGCCGGCGACCTCGATGGGCAGACGCCGGCCGACGATGTGCGGGTGACCTCACGCGACCTCGTCGCCGACGTCATCACCCATGTCCTCGCTGAGTCCGCTGCGGTGCGCGAGACCGTGAACTTCTACGACGGGCAGACCCCCATCGCCGAGGCGATCAGCTGA
- a CDS encoding dihydrofolate reductase family protein has product MAKASVNNLFVSLDGFAAGEFVTFDQPIGEAQALFSYFDGRGIEGVDKVDAPVTADRALFAMWGQGIGAEVMGRKKFGPQTGPWPDDGWRGWWGEEPPFKTPCFVLTHHPREPMEFDNGTSFHFVDASPADVLAEATAAADGGNVRIGGGPSMVRQFLAAGLLDFMHLVIVPVTLGRGVWLWEGLEGLEKDFTIETITTASGLTHQLWNRKG; this is encoded by the coding sequence ATGGCCAAAGCGAGTGTCAACAACCTCTTCGTCTCCCTCGACGGTTTCGCCGCCGGCGAGTTCGTCACCTTCGACCAGCCGATCGGTGAAGCTCAAGCGCTGTTCTCCTACTTCGACGGCCGCGGCATCGAGGGCGTGGACAAGGTCGACGCCCCGGTGACCGCAGACCGTGCCTTGTTCGCCATGTGGGGGCAGGGCATCGGGGCCGAGGTCATGGGCCGGAAGAAGTTCGGCCCCCAGACAGGGCCGTGGCCCGACGACGGCTGGCGCGGCTGGTGGGGTGAGGAACCGCCGTTCAAGACTCCGTGCTTCGTTCTCACTCATCATCCGCGGGAGCCGATGGAGTTCGACAACGGCACGAGCTTCCATTTCGTGGATGCTTCCCCAGCCGATGTCCTCGCCGAGGCGACCGCCGCCGCTGACGGCGGCAATGTCCGCATAGGCGGCGGTCCTTCGATGGTCAGACAGTTCCTTGCGGCCGGCCTCCTCGACTTCATGCACCTCGTCATCGTCCCCGTCACCCTCGGCCGCGGAGTCTGGCTCTGGGAAGGACTCGAGGGATTGGAGAAGGATTTCACGATCGAGACCATCACCACGGCCAGTGGTCTGACCCATCAACTGTGGAATCGAAAGGGTTGA
- a CDS encoding winged helix-turn-helix transcriptional regulator, translating to MPAQPRSGCAINAAVEVLGDNWSLIVLRDIIFGDRRHFRELLTSNNEGIASNMLSSRLKKLVDEGLLTKAEAVRGQRAKYSLTEAGIQTLPVMVALGAWGMTHRDTSPELTIRARLMAEDPQLVTGLIDELREAHLGVLRPHPDAPRASQRLQAAYEAEISGR from the coding sequence ATGCCCGCACAGCCGCGCTCAGGATGCGCGATCAATGCCGCGGTCGAAGTCCTCGGTGACAACTGGTCGCTCATCGTCCTGCGTGACATCATCTTCGGCGATCGCCGGCACTTCCGAGAGCTGCTCACCTCCAATAACGAAGGCATTGCGTCGAACATGCTCTCCAGCCGCCTGAAGAAGCTCGTCGACGAAGGGCTGCTGACAAAGGCGGAAGCGGTCCGGGGACAGAGGGCGAAGTACTCGCTCACCGAGGCGGGAATCCAGACCCTGCCGGTCATGGTCGCCCTAGGAGCCTGGGGGATGACCCATCGCGACACCTCTCCGGAGCTGACGATCCGAGCCAGACTCATGGCAGAAGACCCGCAGCTCGTCACCGGTCTCATAGACGAACTCCGAGAAGCCCACCTCGGCGTGCTGCGCCCGCACCCTGATGCCCCGCGGGCTTCACAGCGACTGCAGGCCGCTTACGAGGCGGAGATCTCCGGACGCTGA
- a CDS encoding VOC family protein yields MITGLMANIAVTDEKEATEWYSRLFERQPDDKPMAGLAQWLFDEKFGVQIWEDPQRAGCSNVVLDVDDLDKMAEHLRVTGIDHDEPSPGGGQRILPITDPDGNQVVFFGE; encoded by the coding sequence GTGATCACTGGACTCATGGCCAATATTGCTGTCACCGACGAGAAGGAGGCGACTGAATGGTATTCCCGGCTCTTTGAGCGACAGCCGGATGACAAGCCGATGGCGGGGCTGGCCCAATGGCTCTTCGACGAGAAGTTCGGCGTCCAGATCTGGGAGGACCCGCAGCGAGCCGGATGCTCCAACGTGGTCCTAGACGTGGATGATCTCGACAAGATGGCCGAACATCTGCGGGTGACCGGAATCGACCACGACGAGCCGAGCCCCGGTGGCGGACAGCGCATCCTGCCGATCACCGACCCGGATGGAAATCAGGTGGTGTTCTTCGGTGAGTGA
- a CDS encoding SRPBCC domain-containing protein, whose translation MTATISLGAEFEHPASNVWNAFADTDQRVQWGVPEGEEMVCDIDEFRPGGAIRARCGSPGVLEFVSTGQYCAVVPERHIVTTETLTRDDEILSTAIITWTLTPTSTGTRIELVDQVVSLVGEGMIDGHRNGHDICLQQLDEFLSSSDPRPTEDRRPRD comes from the coding sequence GTGACCGCAACGATCAGCCTCGGCGCTGAATTCGAGCATCCGGCCTCGAACGTGTGGAACGCCTTCGCCGACACGGATCAGCGCGTGCAGTGGGGAGTCCCCGAGGGAGAGGAGATGGTCTGCGACATCGACGAATTCCGTCCGGGTGGAGCGATCCGCGCCCGCTGCGGGTCACCCGGAGTGCTCGAGTTCGTCTCCACCGGGCAGTACTGCGCGGTCGTGCCGGAGCGTCATATCGTGACCACTGAGACTCTCACCAGAGACGATGAGATCCTCTCGACTGCCATCATCACCTGGACCCTGACCCCCACCTCGACAGGCACCCGAATCGAACTCGTCGACCAGGTCGTGTCCTTAGTCGGTGAGGGAATGATCGACGGCCACCGTAACGGCCACGACATCTGCCTGCAGCAGCTCGACGAATTCCTCAGTTCGTCAGATCCTCGGCCCACGGAAGATCGGCGCCCTCGCGACTGA
- a CDS encoding carbohydrate kinase family protein — protein sequence MSILVIGEALIDIVSTNGAPDRYAPGGAPANVALGLGRLGDDVEFLTDVGDDFHGGFLLAHLRESQVDVLTSPRGATSTALARLSEDGSAEYEFQLRWDPDSSLLGRNAHSVLHFGSIAAFLSPGSAVIDRHLDDVAEQSDQQRDRPLVSFDPNIRPSIIGSHEEALPRFEALAQRVDVLKLSDVDADWLYPDLAEDAQIDRLLGLGPSLVAMTRGGDGAILATASARVTAAAAQVDVTDTIGAGDTFMVSLIHDLHAHEAALSDLSTAELMNLGEHAAALAAITVSREGADLPWAEDLTN from the coding sequence ATGAGCATTCTCGTCATCGGTGAAGCCCTCATCGACATCGTCAGCACGAACGGCGCTCCCGACCGCTATGCACCGGGCGGAGCCCCGGCCAACGTGGCGCTCGGCCTGGGCCGCCTCGGTGACGATGTCGAGTTCCTCACCGATGTCGGTGATGACTTCCACGGCGGATTCCTTCTCGCCCACCTGCGGGAGTCCCAGGTCGACGTTCTCACCTCCCCGCGGGGCGCCACTTCCACGGCGCTGGCTCGACTCTCGGAGGACGGATCGGCCGAGTACGAATTCCAGCTGCGGTGGGATCCCGATTCATCGCTTCTCGGAAGAAACGCCCATTCCGTCCTGCATTTCGGGTCGATCGCGGCATTCCTGTCACCGGGTTCCGCCGTGATCGATCGGCACCTCGATGATGTCGCGGAGCAGTCAGATCAGCAGAGAGACAGACCCCTCGTCTCCTTCGACCCGAACATCCGGCCGTCGATCATCGGTTCCCACGAGGAGGCTCTGCCGCGGTTCGAAGCTCTCGCCCAGCGTGTCGATGTCCTCAAGCTCAGCGATGTCGATGCCGATTGGCTCTATCCCGACCTCGCCGAAGATGCTCAGATCGATCGTCTGCTCGGACTCGGTCCGTCACTGGTGGCGATGACTCGCGGAGGTGACGGTGCGATCCTGGCGACCGCCTCGGCGAGGGTGACGGCAGCTGCGGCTCAGGTCGATGTCACGGACACGATCGGGGCCGGGGACACATTCATGGTCTCCCTCATCCACGATCTGCATGCTCACGAGGCCGCGTTGTCCGATCTCAGCACGGCAGAGCTCATGAACCTGGGCGAACATGCAGCTGCGCTCGCCGCGATCACGGTCAGTCGCGAGGGCGCCGATCTTCCGTGGGCCGAGGATCTGACGAACTGA
- a CDS encoding DUF2695 domain-containing protein, whose protein sequence is MDKNTIDNDVRTIIDAETARVFAPRPGECLACYVFRQLGEFGCNGTHRFAESFRDRTAPRATALLARLSRMGACCCDCEMFFNAFTFASKPWITGMPFGELIGTPFGSEEAIDMRERFGIDEPPSTTLYLCCRLVRRGSTQACGNWARIRRW, encoded by the coding sequence ATGGACAAGAACACCATTGACAACGACGTCAGAACGATCATCGACGCGGAAACCGCCCGTGTCTTCGCCCCTCGGCCCGGAGAATGTCTGGCCTGCTATGTGTTCCGCCAACTCGGCGAATTCGGCTGCAACGGCACTCATCGCTTCGCAGAGAGCTTCCGCGACCGGACGGCTCCACGAGCCACGGCGCTGCTCGCGCGGTTGAGCAGGATGGGTGCCTGCTGCTGTGACTGTGAGATGTTCTTCAACGCCTTCACCTTCGCATCCAAACCCTGGATCACCGGCATGCCGTTCGGTGAGCTCATCGGCACTCCCTTCGGCAGTGAGGAAGCGATCGACATGAGAGAACGGTTCGGAATCGACGAACCTCCCTCGACGACGCTCTATCTCTGCTGCCGACTGGTGAGACGAGGATCCACCCAAGCCTGCGGAAACTGGGCCCGGATCAGACGGTGGTGA
- a CDS encoding nucleoside hydrolase yields MPSTLPLFLDCDPGIDDAIALAYLSCQNDVDVVGIAASGGNVATSQVVENTRGWLSLAGRSDIPVHAGHALPLARQTPQTAPDEGLEYADLTHGETGRGYAHLPAPTDPVSSVSAAQAWVDAAHAHPGQLLGVVIGPATNLALALDIDPELPGLFKRLFIMGGAFNYRGNTHPTTEWNVTFDPESTSKVLSAFSTAHTNGRLKHLPVIAPIEATEAVEMTPDRLTEIRNGAKASGQPWQAMVAELSEALRFYFEFHESDGLGYLAHIHDPFVLACALSWARQISSASTGAEPEEPNTDVREATATAPVRGAAGQLPWVTTRWAPVDVELTGTLTRGETVADWLGRWGRPVNAEIIRTIDATAFLDHLSTTLMKGPLA; encoded by the coding sequence ATGCCTTCCACACTGCCGCTCTTCCTCGACTGCGATCCCGGCATCGACGATGCAATTGCGCTGGCCTACCTGAGCTGCCAAAACGACGTCGACGTCGTCGGCATCGCCGCCTCCGGAGGCAACGTCGCTACCTCACAGGTCGTCGAGAACACCCGCGGATGGCTGTCGCTGGCCGGCCGCAGCGACATACCCGTCCACGCCGGCCACGCTCTTCCGCTGGCACGACAGACTCCGCAGACAGCGCCGGACGAAGGACTGGAGTACGCCGACCTCACCCATGGCGAGACCGGGCGCGGGTATGCGCACTTGCCGGCCCCAACCGACCCGGTGAGCTCGGTGTCCGCCGCACAGGCGTGGGTCGATGCAGCCCATGCCCATCCCGGACAGCTCCTCGGCGTCGTCATCGGTCCGGCCACGAACCTCGCTCTCGCTCTCGACATCGACCCGGAGCTGCCGGGTCTGTTCAAACGTCTCTTCATCATGGGCGGAGCGTTCAACTACCGCGGCAACACCCACCCCACGACGGAATGGAACGTCACCTTCGACCCGGAATCCACATCGAAGGTCCTCTCTGCCTTCAGCACTGCCCACACGAACGGTCGGCTCAAGCATCTGCCGGTCATCGCCCCGATCGAAGCCACCGAAGCCGTGGAGATGACACCCGACCGACTCACTGAAATCCGGAACGGAGCCAAGGCCTCCGGCCAGCCGTGGCAGGCGATGGTGGCTGAGCTGTCCGAGGCGCTGCGCTTCTACTTCGAGTTCCACGAATCCGACGGACTCGGCTACCTCGCCCATATCCACGATCCCTTCGTCCTCGCTTGTGCACTGTCCTGGGCGCGACAGATCAGCAGTGCGTCGACCGGGGCGGAGCCCGAAGAGCCGAACACCGACGTTCGGGAAGCGACCGCCACGGCTCCCGTCAGGGGAGCTGCAGGCCAACTGCCGTGGGTGACAACTCGGTGGGCACCTGTCGATGTCGAACTCACGGGTACACTCACACGAGGCGAAACCGTCGCCGATTGGCTGGGACGGTGGGGCCGTCCCGTGAATGCAGAGATCATCCGCACCATCGACGCCACCGCATTCCTCGACCACCTCAGCACCACCTTGATGAAAGGACCACTCGCATGA
- a CDS encoding histidine kinase: MTAHSRLSGQGPTTTVGPGQNRNRTLPLTLTLLGTLIVIGTYVAVLLTQPANLGVDLGHTTLWVMLGYLGGGILLAAGTLPLIPRSVLALIPVAIALNIVIGQIIGNYTPVPLYLDSIGTVLIGVLAGPAAGAFTGIISNLIWGVTLSPSVIAFSSGAAFIGAAAGWAARLGVFRTPWTAVIVGAVAGVPAGAIGAPVAAYVFGGGLGAGTGGVVAILQAAGLEMFNATFAQSMVSDIVDKALIFALAYVVIRSLPKRIIGRYEFAAHSRPRATKTRGSDPAKPVEAAQPTE; this comes from the coding sequence ATGACCGCACACTCCAGACTGTCTGGGCAGGGGCCGACCACCACGGTCGGTCCCGGACAAAACCGCAACCGCACCCTTCCCCTCACCCTCACACTGCTCGGCACCCTCATCGTCATCGGCACCTACGTCGCCGTGCTGCTGACCCAACCGGCCAACCTCGGCGTCGACCTCGGCCACACCACTCTGTGGGTCATGCTCGGCTATCTGGGCGGAGGCATCCTGCTCGCCGCTGGCACCCTCCCGCTCATTCCCCGCAGCGTCCTCGCGCTCATCCCGGTCGCCATCGCTCTCAACATCGTCATCGGGCAGATCATCGGCAACTACACGCCCGTGCCCCTCTACCTCGACTCCATCGGAACAGTGCTCATCGGCGTCCTGGCCGGACCCGCAGCAGGAGCATTCACCGGAATCATCTCGAACCTCATCTGGGGTGTGACCCTGAGCCCCAGCGTCATCGCCTTCAGCTCCGGGGCCGCCTTCATCGGAGCCGCCGCTGGTTGGGCAGCACGACTCGGAGTCTTCCGCACACCCTGGACCGCGGTCATCGTCGGCGCCGTCGCCGGTGTACCTGCCGGTGCCATCGGGGCACCCGTCGCCGCCTACGTCTTCGGCGGCGGACTGGGAGCCGGCACCGGGGGAGTCGTCGCGATCCTCCAAGCTGCGGGCCTCGAGATGTTCAACGCCACGTTCGCCCAGAGCATGGTCTCCGACATCGTCGACAAAGCGCTCATCTTCGCCCTCGCCTATGTCGTCATCCGGTCGCTGCCCAAACGCATCATCGGTCGCTACGAGTTCGCCGCCCACAGTCGGCCCCGTGCGACGAAGACCCGTGGCTCCGATCCAGCGAAACCGGTCGAAGCGGCACAGCCGACGGAATGA
- a CDS encoding energy-coupling factor transporter transmembrane component T family protein → MSSASTDTHTANAAQDVGPKRRLHPATELVILACSLLLVFGIPSPIVPAIILAGSLVTVMVSPIVRLRTWAMTVGLLCLPTLVVLIIVQGLFYPGTEVHVLWQAGPTRLSVEGLSIAVQIWLRVSSLIGLCVLFGLGTDSARLFDGLRRLRLPPAVAYVCASASGLIPLIGARTRYIIEARQARGWATDSWRVRIRLLPGIVVGLVTAILLTVDQRHEVLEVSGLDSSASTVDLQDHTDGTGQRLLRILTPLVTFGLVVASVIGVLPLPGAAQLIGGA, encoded by the coding sequence ATGAGCTCTGCCTCAACCGACACGCACACCGCGAACGCCGCCCAGGACGTCGGTCCGAAGCGTCGTCTGCACCCGGCCACGGAACTGGTCATCCTTGCCTGCAGCCTGTTGCTCGTCTTCGGAATCCCGTCTCCGATCGTGCCCGCCATCATCTTGGCGGGGTCGCTCGTGACCGTGATGGTCTCACCGATCGTAAGGCTGCGGACATGGGCGATGACTGTGGGGCTGCTGTGCCTGCCGACTCTGGTCGTGCTCATCATCGTGCAGGGACTGTTCTATCCCGGCACCGAGGTGCACGTACTCTGGCAAGCCGGGCCCACCCGCCTCAGCGTGGAAGGACTGAGCATCGCCGTCCAAATCTGGCTGCGAGTGAGCAGCCTGATCGGACTGTGTGTGCTGTTCGGACTCGGCACTGACTCCGCTCGCCTCTTCGACGGCCTGCGTCGACTTCGACTGCCACCGGCAGTCGCCTATGTGTGTGCCTCGGCCAGCGGCCTCATCCCACTGATCGGAGCACGCACCCGATACATCATCGAAGCGAGACAGGCCCGAGGTTGGGCCACCGACTCCTGGCGAGTGCGAATTCGTCTGCTGCCGGGAATCGTCGTCGGACTCGTCACCGCGATCCTGCTGACCGTCGATCAGCGTCACGAAGTGCTCGAAGTGAGCGGACTCGATTCCAGTGCGAGCACGGTCGACCTCCAGGACCACACGGACGGGACGGGGCAGCGCCTACTGCGCATCCTGACTCCGCTCGTGACTTTCGGACTCGTCGTCGCCTCGGTGATCGGAGTCCTCCCGCTGCCGGGTGCCGCTCAGCTGATCGGCGGTGCCTGA
- a CDS encoding ATP-binding cassette domain-containing protein, with amino-acid sequence MTVEITDAGFTYHGEDTAALSGINLDITGGTITAVLGPLGSGTSTLCRMLSGQLASRGTTTGTIDRGGRVALLGDDPEAQLSGMTSHVGDETQLACRLHGSDPAEARSRARNLLEQLGIDELWSRRLDTLSGGQRQLVALARILASGPDLLVLDQPAQSLDPQMRMRLATVLQEFCDRGGSVLITGHQGDELTRICHEVHFLDAGRLQTATAPTRTGGVWDSLADDAATHSKTVSSQSDALLTVRDLTVDRGRRRILDGFDLDLRPGELTTVTGANGVGKSTLLRALLGLLGRSATVTGTITVSRLGEMTRIDTLPTHARSAHLGWVGQDPGLQLFAATVARELLHAAPLPPHRRRDRSQVRDQRRSDVDTVLAEADLTEVADEHPFDLDVPRRKDVVIASALMTEASVLLLDEPTIGRDLAAMTRLNAIIERFLSGGGAVLASTHDQRWAHESAHHRLRLVDGRAHRR; translated from the coding sequence ATGACCGTTGAGATCACGGACGCGGGCTTCACCTATCACGGGGAGGACACTGCCGCATTGAGCGGCATCAACCTCGACATCACCGGTGGAACCATAACCGCGGTACTCGGACCACTCGGATCGGGAACGTCGACTCTGTGTCGCATGCTGTCCGGACAGCTCGCTTCCCGCGGCACCACGACCGGCACCATCGACCGAGGCGGCCGGGTGGCCCTGCTCGGAGATGATCCGGAAGCGCAGCTGAGCGGAATGACCAGCCACGTCGGCGATGAGACGCAGCTGGCCTGTCGACTGCACGGATCCGACCCGGCCGAAGCCCGCAGCCGAGCTCGGAACCTGCTCGAACAACTCGGCATCGACGAACTGTGGAGCCGCCGGTTGGACACGCTCTCCGGCGGGCAGAGGCAGCTGGTCGCGCTGGCACGGATTCTTGCATCCGGGCCCGACCTTCTCGTTCTCGACCAACCCGCACAATCTCTGGATCCGCAGATGCGAATGCGTCTGGCGACAGTGCTGCAGGAATTCTGCGACCGGGGAGGATCAGTGCTCATCACCGGCCATCAGGGCGACGAACTGACTCGGATCTGCCACGAGGTCCACTTCCTCGACGCCGGACGTCTGCAGACGGCGACCGCACCGACCCGAACCGGTGGTGTCTGGGACAGCCTCGCCGACGACGCCGCGACCCACTCGAAGACAGTGAGCAGCCAGTCAGATGCCCTGCTCACTGTTCGCGACCTCACCGTGGACCGGGGACGCAGACGCATCCTCGACGGCTTCGACCTCGATCTGCGGCCCGGCGAACTCACCACCGTCACCGGAGCCAACGGGGTCGGAAAATCCACGCTCCTGCGCGCCCTCCTCGGTCTGCTCGGCCGGTCCGCGACCGTGACGGGCACGATCACGGTCAGCCGCCTCGGCGAGATGACCAGGATAGACACGCTGCCCACCCACGCCCGCAGCGCCCACCTCGGGTGGGTGGGGCAGGACCCGGGACTGCAGCTCTTCGCCGCCACAGTGGCACGCGAACTGCTGCACGCCGCGCCACTTCCGCCACATCGGCGAAGAGACCGCTCTCAAGTGCGCGACCAACGCCGGTCAGACGTGGACACCGTCCTCGCCGAGGCGGATCTGACCGAGGTCGCCGACGAACACCCCTTCGACCTCGACGTGCCCCGACGCAAAGACGTCGTCATCGCCTCGGCACTGATGACCGAAGCCTCGGTGCTGCTGCTCGACGAACCGACGATCGGACGCGACCTGGCCGCGATGACCCGGCTGAATGCGATCATCGAGCGATTCCTCAGCGGGGGCGGTGCCGTCCTGGCGAGCACACACGACCAACGGTGGGCGCACGAGTCCGCGCACCACCGACTGCGTCTGGTCGACGGGCGGGCCCACCGAAGATGA